The window CGGCGGCGCCTTGACGGCATCGACCCCGGCGAGCATGTCCGTGTCGATACCGCCGGGGTAGGCGCCGACGACCTCGACGCCAGTGCCGCGTAGTTCCGCCCGCAGGGACTGGGTGATCGAATGCGCGGCCGCCTTCGACGCGCAGTAGCCCGCCATTCCAGCCACCGGCGCGAGCGCGATCAAGGTCAGTACGTTGACGATCGCGCCCGGCGCGTTCTCGGTCAGGACGGGCACGAAGGCCTGGCTCACCCGCAGCAGTCCGATCTGGTTGGTCAGCACGTCACGCTGAAACAGGTCCAGATCACCGTCGAGGGCCCCGCCGAATCCGAGAACTCCGGCGTTGTTGATCAGCAGGGTGACATCGGTCGCGGCCTTGGCCGCGGCGTCCACGCTCGAGGAGTCGGTGACATCCAGCGCCAGGACGTTGACCCGCGGGTCGGTGCTCACAGCCGACGTGATGGCGCGGGGGTCCCGCGCGGTGGCGTAGACCTTGCTCGCGCCCGCGTCGAGGAGCTCGCCGACCAGACGAGCGCCGAGGCCCCGGCTCGCGCCGGTCACCAGGGCAATGCTGCCGTTGACGTTCATGTGTCGCCTTCCGGTTGCGATCTGGAACAGATCAACCGTATGGCGCGCAAGGTGAGCTATCGATGCCGGGAAGTCTCAGATTCTTGTCTGATCGTCGCACAGATCAGGGGGTGAGAGGCCTATCGGTAGGCTGCGGGAATGGATCTGCTCGGTGACGTGCTGCGCGTCGCCGGTGTGCGCGGGACGGTCGCCGCGACGGTCCACGCCGGCGATCCGTGGGGACTGCGGCTGTTCCGGATCTCGGCGGCGGCCTTCCATGCCGTCACCGCCGGCACAGCCTGGCTGCGCCTTCCCGGGCAACCGCCCCTACGGCTCATGCCCGGGGATGTCGTTCTCCTGCCCACCGGGTCCGAACACGGCCTGGCCGGCGACCCGGACGGTCCGCTGGAACCGTTCGACCACGCCGTGTCGAAAGCGGCGCTCGCCAGCGATGGTCGCCTGGACGTCGGGACCCTGCCGGCGCGGACCAGAATCCTGTGTGCCTCCTACCGGCACGACCCCGCCGTCACCACCCCGCTGTTCACCCTGCTGCCCGAGGTGGTCCACATACCCGCCGGGACACCCGGCGCCGGGCCGCTCGCCGACACCCTCCGCCTGCTGTCAGGCGAACTCACCGAACCAGGCCCGGCCGCCACGACGCTGCTCGACCGGCTCGTGGACGTCCTGCTCATCCAGGTGCTGCGGGCGTGGCTGCGCGCCGCGCCCACCACACCATCGATCTCCTG of the Pseudofrankia saprophytica genome contains:
- a CDS encoding SDR family NAD(P)-dependent oxidoreductase; this encodes MNVNGSIALVTGASRGLGARLVGELLDAGASKVYATARDPRAITSAVSTDPRVNVLALDVTDSSSVDAAAKAATDVTLLINNAGVLGFGGALDGDLDLFQRDVLTNQIGLLRVSQAFVPVLTENAPGAIVNVLTLIALAPVAGMAGYCASKAAAHSITQSLRAELRGTGVEVVGAYPGGIDTDMLAGVDAVKAPPRVVAERIVAGVAAGQTVIWPDDAAAGAGSVYLTDPLGLERMLAG
- a CDS encoding AraC family transcriptional regulator, coding for MDLLGDVLRVAGVRGTVAATVHAGDPWGLRLFRISAAAFHAVTAGTAWLRLPGQPPLRLMPGDVVLLPTGSEHGLAGDPDGPLEPFDHAVSKAALASDGRLDVGTLPARTRILCASYRHDPAVTTPLFTLLPEVVHIPAGTPGAGPLADTLRLLSGELTEPGPAATTLLDRLVDVLLIQVLRAWLRAAPTTPSISWLRALNDPTISAALTALHSDPGRAWTLTSLADHVAVSRATLARRFPALVGETPAAYLTRWRMDLAARALRDTDDPIGVIAHAVGYTSEYAFSRAFSRDRAIPPGRYRAQSRTRPAAGADGSGDASAVTRAAGRGRRPSSPRRR